A single Desulfobaculum xiamenense DNA region contains:
- a CDS encoding FmdB family zinc ribbon protein, whose product MPILEYKCTSCGKVFEAIIIGDAPVPPCEFCGATGAERVLSPSSTASGRQGARMPDAGGHGCCGSRPSEKGCVPGSCCGKAHG is encoded by the coding sequence ATGCCCATTCTTGAATACAAGTGTACGTCCTGCGGAAAGGTGTTCGAGGCCATCATCATCGGGGACGCACCGGTCCCGCCCTGCGAGTTCTGCGGAGCCACCGGGGCCGAGCGGGTGTTGTCTCCCAGCTCGACGGCTTCGGGACGGCAGGGGGCGCGGATGCCTGATGCTGGCGGGCACGGCTGCTGCGGCAGTCGTCCGTCAGAGAAGGGCTGCGTTCCCGGGTCGTGCTGCGGCAAGGCGCACGGCTAG
- a CDS encoding HAD family hydrolase: MHGTGCAARARHATIPDDARVVVFDCDGVLIDSWDSIISIYNCILADLGFAPLKQEIQRTCFIGSWRDGFALAMDGANVERAMERLRSFDYSRVSGLIHVMPGIDDLLARLAASGRKLAVNTNGASEQRQILARVDLLKHFDIVVTADDVTHPKPNPSGALSILAAFEAEPDDALFIGDSSNDQKAADNAGIPFWAYNNPRLCADEHITDFALVEVPPLV, translated from the coding sequence ATGCACGGCACAGGATGCGCGGCTCGCGCACGCCACGCCACCATTCCCGACGACGCCCGAGTCGTCGTTTTCGACTGCGACGGAGTGCTCATCGATTCATGGGACTCCATCATCAGCATCTACAACTGCATTCTCGCGGACCTCGGCTTTGCGCCGCTCAAGCAGGAGATCCAGCGCACGTGCTTCATCGGTAGCTGGCGGGACGGCTTCGCGCTGGCCATGGACGGGGCCAACGTGGAGCGCGCCATGGAGCGCCTGCGCAGCTTCGACTACTCCCGCGTAAGCGGCCTGATCCACGTCATGCCCGGCATTGACGACCTACTCGCACGCCTTGCCGCCAGCGGCCGCAAACTCGCCGTGAACACCAACGGCGCGTCGGAGCAGCGGCAAATCCTCGCCCGCGTCGATCTGCTCAAGCACTTCGACATCGTCGTCACCGCCGACGACGTCACCCACCCGAAGCCCAACCCCTCCGGGGCGCTTTCCATCCTCGCCGCCTTCGAGGCCGAACCCGACGACGCCCTGTTCATCGGCGATTCGTCCAACGACCAGAAAGCCGCCGACAACGCGGGCATCCCGTTCTGGGCCTACAACAATCCCCGACTCTGCGCCGACGAGCACATCACGGACTTCGCGCTGGTCGAGGTCCCACCACTGGTCTAA